Proteins encoded in a region of the Oenanthe melanoleuca isolate GR-GAL-2019-014 chromosome 27, OMel1.0, whole genome shotgun sequence genome:
- the GHDC gene encoding GH3 domain-containing protein yields the protein MLPAVAVAAVAAVAVAVAVAVPALRHRLVRSALRRAGGRYRRRLEALSSDVRLNQERRLRRLLRAGTGTGTGTAGGWEEFQQRHPLGQPCREEAPEDAVPPLWLWALLPGCWDCDPRLQGSLLYLDALGTAFPRALSRRGTALLHWTPGCPRAPAGWPLPTLYCTPAAAGTVPSRAAALRLQLLFALRQRELHVLEAGLAAELHDALVALRTEWPQLARELALGRLSPQPGLPEEVQRQLQALLAPDAARAAELRAECARGFEGILQRLWPQLEVVVVRMVHGSERLYCNSLLQAECQGLPFYCPFYQAAGALLGVNLWPAEPEPRFLLCPDWAFCEFLPCLANKEPQTVLLDELWEGREYRLVVTAQPGEYRCRTGEVLKVTGFHKQCPVVEPVRRESQTLSVRGEDIPEEQFCQSLCRTLRTWPGARLIDYACVESSLLGDFSGPCAPHYEVFMELQGLRDLSEGQRYKLDQCLQEDFPIYKSFRFKGSIGPLRLHLVRPGTFTRLREALGSPRPMPRVLHQEQLLQLVQGSIIS from the exons ATGCTGCCGGCGGTGGCGGTCGCGGCGGTGGCGGCCGTGGCCGTGGCcgtggctgtggctgtccccGCGCTGCGACACCGCCTGGTCCGTTCGGCGCTGCGCCGCGCCGGGGGCCGGTACCGACGGCGGCTGGAGGCTCTGAGCAGCGACGTGCGGCTGAACCAggagcggcggctgcggcgCCTGCTGCGCgccggcaccgggaccggcaccggcacgGCCGGCG GCTGGGAAGAGTTCCAGCAGCGGCAtcccctggggcagccctgTCGGGAGGAAGCGCCGGAGGATGCGGTTCCCCCGCtgtggctctgggctctgctccccggCTGCTGGGACTGCGACCCTCGGCTGCAG GGGTCCCTGCTCTACCTGGATGCCCTCGGCACCGCCTTTCCACGGGCGCTGTCCCGGAGGGGCACGGCCCTGCTGCACTGGACCCCTGGCTGTCCCCGCGCCCCGGCGGGCTGGCCGCTGCCCACCCTGTACTGCACGCCGGCCGCAGCGGGCACCGTGCCCTCGCGGGCCGCTGCGCTgcggctgcagctgctttttgccCTGCGGCAGCGTGAGCTGCATGtgctggaggctgggctggcagccgAGCTGCACGACGCGCTGGTGGCCCTGCGCACTGAATGGCCCCAGCTGGCCCGGGAGCTGGCGCTGggcaggctgagcccccagcccgggctgCCCGAGGAGGTGCAGCgccagctgcaggcactgctggccccTGATGCTGCCCGGGCAGCCGAGCTCCGTGCTGAGTGCGCCCGTGGCTTCGAGGGCATCCTGCAGCGTCTGTGGCCGCAGctggaggtggtggtggtgaggATGGTGCATGGCTCAGAGCGGCTCTACTGCAACtccctcctccaggctgagtgccaggggctgcccttCTACTGCCCCTTCTaccaggcagcaggag CCCTGCTTGGTGTAAACCTATGGCCAGCGGAGCCAGAGCCCCgattcctgctgtgccctgacTGGGCTTTCTGCGagttcctgccctgcctggccaACAAGGAGCCACAGACggtgctgctggatgagctcTGGGAGGGACGCGAGTACAGGCTGGTTGtgacagcccagccaggagagTACAG GTGCCGTACTGGGGAGGTGCTGAAGGTGACTGGCTTCCACAAGCAGTGTCCCGTGGTGGAACCTGTGCGCAG ggagagCCAGACACTGAGCGTGCGAGGGGAGGACATCCCTGAGGAGCAGTTCTGCCAGAGCCTGTGCCGCACCCTGAGGACATGGCCAGGAGCTCGCCTGATTGACTACGCCTGTGTGGAGAGCAGCCTGCTGG GTGACTTTTCGGGGCCCTGTGCCCCCCACTACGAGGTGTtcatggagctgcagggccTGCGGGACCTGTCAGAGGGGCAGCGCTACAAG CTGGACCAGTGTCTCCAGGAGGATTTCCCCATCTACAAATCCTTCCGCTTCAAGGGCAGCATTGGGCCCCTGCGCCTGCACCTGGTGAGGCCCGGGACCTTCACCCGGCTGCGGGAGGCACTGGGCTCCCCCAGGCCCATGCCCAGGGTCCTGCAccaagagcagctgctgcagctcgtCCAGGGATCAATCATCTCCTAG